A DNA window from Desertibacillus haloalkaliphilus contains the following coding sequences:
- the pyrE gene encoding orotate phosphoribosyltransferase, which produces MKKQIANHLLEIEAVTLRPNEPFTWSSGIKSPIYCDNRLTLSYPEVRRQVARGLEELIREHYPQVEVVAGTATAGIPHAAWVSERMDLPMVYVRSKSKGHGKGNQIEGVVRGGQKVVVVEDLISTGGSVITAAEALREIGAEVIGVVAIFTYGLEKAKEQLADEKLPFETITDYDTLLTVSLERQEITDLELSKLKKWRENPSSSNWMND; this is translated from the coding sequence ATGAAAAAACAAATCGCAAATCACTTACTAGAAATTGAAGCTGTCACGCTTCGTCCGAATGAGCCTTTTACATGGAGCTCAGGAATCAAATCCCCAATTTATTGTGATAATCGTCTTACTCTTTCCTATCCTGAGGTTCGTCGTCAAGTGGCTCGTGGGCTTGAAGAGTTAATTCGAGAGCATTATCCTCAAGTGGAAGTTGTTGCAGGGACTGCAACAGCAGGCATACCTCATGCTGCTTGGGTGAGTGAACGTATGGATCTACCAATGGTATATGTACGTAGCAAATCAAAAGGGCATGGTAAAGGGAACCAAATTGAAGGTGTAGTAAGAGGAGGACAAAAGGTCGTCGTTGTTGAAGATTTAATCTCAACTGGAGGAAGTGTGATCACAGCGGCTGAAGCATTAAGAGAAATTGGTGCTGAGGTGATTGGGGTTGTAGCAATCTTTACATATGGTCTTGAAAAAGCTAAAGAGCAGTTAGCTGATGAGAAGCTACCATTTGAAACAATAACTGATTATGATACACTCTTGACAGTCTCATTAGAACGTCAAGAAATTACAGATCTAGAATTATCAAAGCTTAAGAAATGGCGTGAAAATCCCTCTTCTAGTAATTGGATGAATGATTAA
- a CDS encoding L-lactate MFS transporter produces the protein MGKTKNRWLIALAAVGIHISIGSVYAWSVFTNPLQETYGWSLSQVSLTFSIAILFLGLSAAFMGHFVEKYGPRASGIVAASFFGLGTIGAGFAVNIESLMLLYVTYGVLGGIGLGVGYITPVSTLIKWFPDRRGLATGLAIMGFGFAAMIASPIMNNLISSVGIANTFYILGIIYFIVMFSSALYIERPPEGWMPEGFKAGVESGNKKTATDLAQLSANEAVKTKRFWYLWVMLFINITCGIAILAVASPMAQEIAGMSAVAAATMVGVMGVFNGGGRIAWASLSDYIGRPNTYTSFFIIQIIAFFLMPSMTSAVLFSITVYLIMTCYGGGFAAIPAYIGDVFGTKQLGAIHGYILTAWSCAGLVGPILASWIREVTASYATTLYIFAGMFIVALAVSLIIRVDINQLKKANEQQKLAS, from the coding sequence ATGGGTAAAACAAAAAATCGTTGGCTGATCGCCTTAGCTGCAGTCGGAATTCACATTTCAATTGGATCCGTATATGCTTGGAGCGTATTTACAAACCCGCTACAAGAAACGTACGGTTGGAGCTTAAGTCAAGTTTCTTTAACATTTAGTATTGCCATTTTATTTTTAGGTTTATCAGCAGCCTTCATGGGCCATTTTGTTGAAAAATATGGGCCACGTGCCTCTGGAATTGTTGCTGCTAGTTTTTTTGGGTTAGGAACAATTGGTGCTGGCTTTGCAGTAAACATTGAATCATTAATGCTCTTGTATGTTACATATGGGGTTTTAGGTGGCATTGGTTTAGGTGTAGGATACATCACCCCAGTCTCAACACTCATAAAATGGTTCCCAGATCGCCGTGGTTTAGCAACAGGACTTGCGATTATGGGCTTTGGTTTTGCCGCGATGATTGCTAGCCCTATCATGAATAATTTAATAAGTTCTGTTGGAATAGCAAATACCTTTTATATTCTTGGGATAATCTATTTTATCGTTATGTTTAGCTCTGCACTATATATTGAACGACCACCAGAAGGTTGGATGCCAGAAGGATTCAAGGCAGGCGTTGAGAGTGGGAATAAAAAAACAGCTACTGATTTAGCTCAATTAAGTGCAAATGAAGCTGTAAAAACAAAACGTTTTTGGTATTTATGGGTCATGCTCTTTATTAATATTACTTGTGGAATTGCGATTCTTGCTGTAGCGTCTCCAATGGCACAAGAGATTGCAGGCATGTCAGCAGTCGCAGCTGCGACCATGGTGGGTGTTATGGGTGTGTTTAATGGTGGAGGCCGAATTGCTTGGGCATCATTATCTGATTATATCGGCAGACCTAACACATATACTTCATTTTTCATTATTCAAATTATTGCATTTTTCCTTATGCCTTCTATGACGAGCGCAGTCCTCTTCTCTATTACTGTTTATTTAATTATGACCTGTTATGGTGGTGGATTTGCTGCAATTCCAGCATACATTGGAGATGTTTTTGGAACAAAGCAACTGGGCGCAATTCATGGTTATATCTTAACAGCATGGTCTTGTGCTGGATTAGTCGGTCCAATCTTAGCGTCTTGGATTCGTGAAGTGACAGCAAGTTATGCTACAACTCTTTATATCTTTGCTGGGATGTTCATCGTTGCACTAGCTGTTTCACTGATCATTCGTGTAGATATTAATCAATTAAAAAAAGCAAACGAGCAACAAAAGCTAGCTAGTTGA
- a CDS encoding FdhF/YdeP family oxidoreductase yields the protein MGKTKHSGPIKMDKSLKPSLWAGMMPMGLGKIKPKHIRDTMKVAWDNKDNLGYATRIITQGACDGCALGVSGLYDQTLKGPHLCTTRLNVLRLNTMPAMKEEVVHADIDELRQYSSAELRKLGRIPYPLIRRPGERNFSRIGWDEAMDMIANKMKQLDPKQYSFFLTSRGITNESYYVASKVARFLGTNNIDNASRICHSPSKTALKRSLGIGASSANYKDWIGSDVLVFWGSVAANNQPVSTKYMLAAKKAGTKIICINPYREPAMEKYWIPSVAESALFGTKLADDFYQVNIGGDIAFMHGIMKHWFAMEEVEHGSAIDHTFINEHVNGYEQLKEKVAEQSWDQIIESSGVSKERIIELAELLAKSKSGVFIWSLGLTMHTFASDNISQVANLALLKGFLGRKNCGVMPIRGHSSVQGSGEMGADPFVLPGGDFEPNNIERIEKIWDFEIPKWQGDVLGVSLENILLPEDHERKIKLYYLSGGNFLETMPDPKFVEKALSELDIRVHQDIIFNTSTLVDAKEAVIVLPAKTRYEQDGGGTSTSTERMVYFSPEIEGNRQMVEEARAEWKIYIDLSKRVKPEQAHLIDFKDGQAIRDEIAIANPNYDGIQYLKNKGDVFQWGGAWLCEGGVCPTPDGKGNLIPVDIPNLNKQAGDFYVTTRRGKQFNSMVYKETDPFNEASRYDVLINAEDAKNLSIAENEAIVVYNQHGVFTGKAKFIDITKGNIELHFPEGNFLLPKGVYEELAKIPSYNVAVKVEKAERFNARKDTKYLEKRIDDLELEAQ from the coding sequence ATGGGAAAGACAAAACATTCTGGACCAATAAAAATGGATAAATCATTAAAGCCTTCATTATGGGCAGGAATGATGCCAATGGGGTTAGGTAAAATTAAACCTAAGCATATACGTGACACGATGAAGGTGGCTTGGGATAACAAGGATAACCTTGGCTACGCAACACGTATTATTACTCAAGGAGCTTGCGATGGGTGTGCCTTAGGTGTATCGGGCTTATATGACCAAACATTAAAAGGGCCACACCTTTGTACGACTCGGTTAAATGTATTACGCTTAAATACGATGCCAGCAATGAAGGAAGAAGTTGTTCATGCAGATATAGATGAACTGCGCCAATACTCTAGTGCTGAATTACGCAAATTAGGACGCATCCCATATCCACTCATTCGTAGACCTGGAGAAAGAAACTTCTCACGCATTGGGTGGGACGAAGCGATGGATATGATTGCAAATAAAATGAAACAATTAGACCCGAAGCAATACTCTTTTTTCCTCACTTCAAGAGGAATCACGAATGAATCTTATTACGTAGCCTCAAAGGTTGCTAGGTTCCTAGGAACGAACAATATTGATAATGCTTCAAGAATTTGCCACTCTCCTTCTAAAACAGCATTAAAGCGCTCATTAGGTATCGGGGCATCAAGTGCCAATTATAAAGATTGGATCGGCAGTGACGTTCTCGTATTTTGGGGATCAGTAGCAGCAAATAACCAACCTGTATCAACAAAATATATGCTTGCCGCTAAAAAAGCAGGCACAAAAATTATTTGTATTAACCCATACCGCGAACCCGCTATGGAGAAATATTGGATTCCATCCGTTGCTGAATCTGCTCTCTTTGGAACAAAATTAGCAGACGATTTCTACCAAGTAAACATCGGTGGAGATATTGCTTTTATGCATGGAATAATGAAGCACTGGTTTGCGATGGAAGAAGTAGAACATGGATCTGCAATTGATCATACATTTATAAACGAACACGTCAATGGCTATGAGCAATTAAAAGAGAAAGTCGCTGAGCAATCTTGGGATCAAATAATTGAATCTTCAGGTGTAAGCAAAGAAAGGATTATTGAACTTGCAGAACTTTTGGCTAAATCAAAATCAGGTGTATTTATTTGGTCATTAGGTTTGACGATGCATACCTTTGCATCTGACAACATTTCTCAAGTTGCAAACCTTGCTCTTCTTAAAGGTTTCCTAGGCCGAAAGAATTGCGGTGTGATGCCAATCCGTGGACATTCAAGTGTTCAAGGGAGTGGCGAAATGGGGGCAGATCCGTTTGTCCTTCCGGGTGGTGACTTTGAGCCTAATAACATTGAGCGCATCGAAAAGATTTGGGATTTTGAAATTCCAAAGTGGCAAGGTGATGTGTTAGGTGTTTCTTTAGAAAACATCCTCCTACCTGAAGATCATGAACGAAAAATTAAATTGTACTACTTGTCAGGCGGTAACTTTTTAGAAACGATGCCAGATCCAAAATTCGTTGAAAAAGCATTATCGGAACTTGACATTCGAGTACATCAAGATATTATTTTCAACACATCAACACTTGTAGATGCAAAAGAAGCAGTGATTGTCCTTCCAGCTAAAACGCGTTACGAGCAAGACGGCGGCGGTACATCAACCTCAACAGAGCGTATGGTTTACTTTTCTCCAGAAATAGAAGGGAACCGTCAAATGGTCGAAGAAGCACGTGCCGAGTGGAAAATTTATATTGATTTATCAAAGCGTGTGAAGCCTGAGCAAGCTCATTTAATCGACTTTAAAGATGGGCAAGCGATTCGAGATGAAATTGCGATTGCAAATCCAAATTACGATGGAATTCAGTATCTAAAAAACAAAGGAGATGTCTTCCAGTGGGGCGGCGCTTGGTTATGTGAAGGCGGCGTTTGTCCGACTCCTGATGGAAAAGGCAACTTAATCCCTGTAGATATTCCAAATTTAAATAAACAAGCAGGTGATTTCTACGTAACAACTAGACGTGGAAAACAATTTAATTCAATGGTATATAAAGAAACGGATCCGTTTAATGAAGCGAGTCGTTACGATGTACTTATCAATGCTGAAGATGCTAAAAATCTAAGCATTGCAGAAAATGAAGCAATCGTCGTTTATAATCAACACGGTGTATTCACAGGAAAAGCTAAATTTATTGATATCACTAAAGGGAATATTGAGCTTCATTTTCCAGAAGGTAACTTCCTACTTCCAAAAGGAGTTTACGAGGAATTGGCTAAAATACCAAGTTATAATGTTGCCGTTAAAGTCGAAAAAGCAGAACGCTTTAACGCTCGTAAAGATACGAAATACCTTGAAAAGCGAATTGATGACCTAGAGTTAGAAGCACAGTAA
- the fdhD gene encoding formate dehydrogenase accessory sulfurtransferase FdhD, translating into MEESSTILHPVAKYDQGVITYFEDEIATEYPLTIVLNGEEFATMVCTPTHLEELVIGFLASEGMLRFYHKDVKSLSIDETRGFAYVELTHKPSIHQEMHSKRFIGSCCGKSRQSFYFHNDVKTAKTSMTKTKVSPQSCVDLMESMQNNSNEFKHTGGVHNAAICTDSQMIVTRSDIGRHNALDKLFGYCLMNEIKVRDKIVVFSGRISSEVLLKVAKIGIGIMLSKSAPTNLALKMADELNITAVGFIRSGRMNVYTHPERIIGAQQSAEV; encoded by the coding sequence ATGGAAGAGTCAAGTACAATTTTGCACCCAGTTGCAAAATATGATCAAGGAGTCATTACTTACTTTGAGGATGAAATTGCAACTGAATATCCATTGACGATCGTACTTAATGGCGAGGAGTTTGCTACAATGGTATGTACCCCGACGCACTTGGAGGAGCTTGTTATAGGATTTTTGGCTTCTGAGGGGATGCTTCGCTTTTATCATAAAGATGTGAAATCTCTATCCATTGATGAAACTCGTGGGTTTGCCTATGTTGAATTAACCCATAAACCGAGTATTCACCAAGAGATGCATTCAAAACGTTTTATTGGGTCATGCTGTGGGAAGAGTAGACAGTCTTTTTATTTTCATAATGATGTTAAAACAGCTAAAACATCAATGACGAAGACAAAAGTTTCACCACAATCTTGTGTGGATTTAATGGAATCCATGCAAAATAATAGCAATGAATTTAAACATACAGGTGGGGTGCATAATGCCGCTATTTGTACAGATTCACAAATGATTGTGACAAGGTCAGATATTGGGCGTCATAATGCACTAGATAAGCTTTTTGGCTATTGTTTAATGAACGAAATAAAAGTCCGAGATAAAATAGTCGTCTTTAGCGGTCGGATCTCCTCAGAAGTTTTATTGAAAGTAGCTAAGATAGGGATAGGGATCATGCTTTCAAAATCTGCACCGACCAATTTAGCGTTGAAAATGGCGGATGAACTTAATATTACAGCCGTCGGTTTTATTCGTAGCGGACGTATGAATGTATATACACATCCGGAACGTATAATCGGGGCACAACAAAGCGCTGAGGTATAG
- a CDS encoding DUF2294 domain-containing protein: protein MNKYEAEFSNLVRSFRKKNMGKGPSKINTTFCKNWAICEMEGNLSPVEKFIATADEGKQLLRAARTEMVKDMYRKIPPTEMEQFLNCNFVDLFVDIDIERDFGMSIFIFDENIEEKYKDKK from the coding sequence ATGAATAAATACGAAGCTGAATTTAGTAATCTTGTGCGTTCTTTTCGTAAAAAAAATATGGGGAAAGGTCCGAGTAAAATTAACACAACCTTTTGTAAAAATTGGGCCATTTGTGAAATGGAAGGTAATCTTTCCCCCGTCGAGAAGTTTATCGCCACAGCTGATGAAGGAAAACAACTTCTTCGAGCTGCAAGGACTGAAATGGTAAAAGACATGTATAGAAAAATTCCACCTACTGAAATGGAACAATTTTTAAACTGTAACTTTGTTGATCTGTTTGTTGATATTGACATTGAGCGAGATTTTGGAATGTCAATCTTCATTTTCGATGAAAACATCGAAGAAAAATATAAAGATAAAAAATAA
- a CDS encoding dihydroorotate dehydrogenase, whose protein sequence is MSRLAVQLPGLSMKNPIMPASGCFGFGKEYAKFYDLSTLGAIAIKAATLEPRYGNPTPRVAETSAGMLNAIGLQNPGVEKIIDEELPWLETYDVPIIANVAGSEMEDYIEVAEKISKANNVHALELNISCPNVKKGGIAFGTIPDVAAELTKEVKAVSSVPVYVKLSPNVADIVAMAKAVEAAGADGLSMVNTLLGMRIDLKTKKPILANQAGGLSGPAIKPVAIRMIHQVSQEVSIPIIGMGGIQSAEDVIEFFLAGASAVAVGTANFVDPYVCPTIIEELPQWLDELNVDHISELTGGSWRS, encoded by the coding sequence ATGAGCCGGCTAGCGGTGCAACTACCAGGTCTTTCAATGAAAAACCCAATTATGCCAGCGTCAGGATGTTTTGGATTTGGTAAGGAATATGCAAAGTTTTATGATTTAAGCACACTTGGTGCGATCGCAATCAAAGCAGCAACCCTAGAGCCCCGATACGGGAATCCAACCCCCCGTGTGGCGGAAACATCTGCGGGAATGTTAAATGCGATTGGTCTGCAAAATCCAGGTGTAGAAAAAATTATCGATGAAGAGCTTCCTTGGTTAGAAACATATGATGTCCCGATCATTGCAAATGTCGCTGGTTCAGAGATGGAAGATTACATTGAAGTAGCAGAAAAAATCTCAAAAGCGAACAATGTCCATGCTCTTGAGTTGAATATCTCTTGTCCGAATGTAAAAAAAGGCGGAATCGCGTTTGGAACGATTCCAGACGTTGCTGCGGAATTAACGAAAGAAGTAAAGGCTGTTTCTAGCGTTCCTGTGTATGTGAAGCTATCACCGAATGTCGCTGATATTGTTGCGATGGCAAAGGCCGTTGAAGCCGCTGGAGCAGATGGTTTATCAATGGTTAATACATTGCTTGGGATGAGAATTGACTTAAAGACGAAAAAGCCGATCTTAGCGAACCAAGCGGGCGGCCTTTCAGGACCGGCGATTAAACCTGTAGCGATACGAATGATTCACCAAGTTAGTCAAGAGGTATCGATCCCAATTATTGGAATGGGAGGCATTCAGTCGGCAGAAGATGTGATTGAATTTTTCTTAGCAGGGGCAAGTGCTGTTGCTGTTGGAACTGCGAACTTCGTTGATCCGTATGTTTGTCCAACGATCATTGAAGAACTGCCGCAGTGGTTAGATGAATTGAATGTTGATCACATTTCTGAATTGACTGGAGGGAGCTGGAGATCATGA
- the moaA gene encoding GTP 3',8-cyclase MoaA, with protein MTTASKLIDAMGRPLRDLRISVTDRCNFRCNYCMPAELFGPDYPFLSNEQLLSFEEIERLVLLFVKEAAIKKIRITGGEPLMRKNVDHLIEKLVRIDGIEDIGMTTNGYLLSTYAKRLKQAGLQRVTVSLDTLNNERFGEMNGRGIGVQSVLDGIAAAAEAGLQVKVNMVVKKGVNETDILPMAKYFRNRGHILRFIEYMDVGNSNGWKLDEVFSKKKIIETINKEMPLEAIDANYRGEVATRYRYKGSNEEIGIISSVTDSFCSTCNRARLSVEGRLFTCLFGSKGHDLKRPLREQKSDDYLLELIREIWQTRDDRYSDERFERTDIERPKVEMSHIGG; from the coding sequence ATGACAACGGCAAGTAAGTTAATCGATGCAATGGGGCGACCATTACGAGATTTAAGAATATCGGTTACAGACCGTTGTAATTTTCGGTGTAATTATTGCATGCCAGCTGAACTGTTTGGACCGGATTATCCTTTTTTAAGCAATGAGCAGTTGTTAAGTTTTGAAGAAATAGAACGACTTGTACTCTTATTTGTTAAAGAAGCTGCTATTAAAAAGATTCGCATTACTGGTGGTGAGCCACTCATGCGAAAAAATGTCGATCACTTAATTGAAAAACTTGTAAGGATTGACGGAATAGAAGATATTGGCATGACAACAAACGGTTACTTGCTATCCACATATGCTAAACGGTTGAAGCAAGCTGGATTGCAACGTGTGACGGTCAGTTTAGATACGTTAAATAATGAACGGTTTGGAGAGATGAATGGTCGTGGTATAGGTGTTCAATCTGTATTAGACGGAATTGCAGCAGCTGCAGAGGCTGGCTTGCAGGTGAAAGTCAATATGGTAGTTAAAAAGGGAGTCAATGAAACTGACATCTTGCCAATGGCGAAATATTTTCGAAACCGTGGTCATATTCTACGCTTCATTGAATATATGGATGTTGGGAATTCAAACGGTTGGAAGTTAGACGAAGTGTTCTCGAAGAAAAAAATTATTGAAACAATCAATAAAGAAATGCCATTAGAGGCTATTGATGCAAATTATCGTGGTGAAGTCGCAACGAGGTATCGATATAAAGGGTCAAATGAAGAGATTGGAATTATATCTTCTGTCACCGATTCATTTTGTTCAACATGTAATCGAGCCCGTTTATCTGTTGAGGGGAGGCTTTTTACTTGTTTATTTGGGTCAAAAGGTCATGATTTGAAGCGGCCGTTAAGGGAACAGAAAAGTGACGATTACTTACTAGAGTTGATTCGTGAGATCTGGCAGACGAGAGACGATCGTTACTCGGATGAGAGGTTTGAACGGACAGACATAGAACGGCCAAAAGTTGAAATGTCTCATATTGGTGGATAA
- the pyrF gene encoding orotidine-5'-phosphate decarboxylase, which yields MTRPIIIALDFSSKDLVDQFLRHFEGESIYVKVGMELFYSCGPQLIYELKHAGHDIFLDLKLHDIPNTVKRAMQALARLDVDLVNVHAAGGSAMMRAALEGLDAGTMSGKKRPSCIAVTQLTSTTERVMQSEIGIDGSLEETVESYARLAEASGLDGVVCSPLEVPSIQRVCPPSFLTITPGIRLAGDAKGDQKRVTTPRQARELGSYGIVVGRSITAASDPREAYDNVKREWECQS from the coding sequence ATGACAAGACCAATCATTATTGCATTAGACTTTTCAAGTAAAGACTTAGTCGATCAGTTTTTACGGCACTTTGAGGGTGAGTCCATTTATGTCAAAGTAGGAATGGAGCTTTTTTATAGCTGTGGGCCGCAGCTGATCTATGAATTAAAACATGCCGGTCATGATATTTTCTTAGATTTAAAGCTTCATGATATTCCGAATACGGTCAAACGAGCGATGCAGGCGTTGGCTCGGCTTGATGTTGATTTAGTCAATGTCCATGCTGCAGGAGGTTCAGCGATGATGAGGGCTGCCTTAGAAGGGCTTGATGCTGGGACAATGAGTGGTAAGAAACGTCCATCATGTATTGCGGTTACGCAATTAACGAGTACAACAGAACGGGTCATGCAATCAGAGATTGGTATTGATGGAAGCCTTGAAGAAACGGTTGAGTCCTATGCGCGACTAGCTGAAGCGAGTGGGCTAGATGGTGTCGTCTGTTCACCATTGGAAGTTCCTTCGATTCAGCGTGTCTGTCCGCCATCATTTTTAACGATTACGCCAGGTATTCGTTTAGCAGGGGATGCAAAGGGAGATCAAAAACGTGTAACGACTCCAAGGCAAGCACGTGAATTAGGGAGTTATGGGATTGTCGTTGGGCGTAGTATTACGGCAGCTAGCGATCCGCGAGAAGCTTATGACAATGTAAAACGAGAATGGGAGTGTCAGTCATGA
- a CDS encoding dihydroorotate dehydrogenase electron transfer subunit yields MKDHLTIVHNETIAKDIYEIVLEGELVSNMTEPGQFVHIKVADGIDPLLRRPISICNVDHQKNQLTIVFRADGRGTRLLSQRREGELIDTLGPLGSGFPIAATESGQVAILVGGGIGVPPLYYLSKQLTARGVKVIHVLGFASSADVFYEEEFARLGETYIATVDGSQGTKGFVTDVVAERELDFDTLYACGPNPMLKALEANYKDVHGYLSLEERMGCGIGACFACVCHLQDDPTGTSYKKICSDGPVFPIGEVIL; encoded by the coding sequence ATGAAAGACCATTTAACGATCGTTCACAATGAAACAATCGCAAAAGATATCTATGAAATCGTGCTTGAAGGTGAACTTGTTTCTAACATGACGGAGCCAGGCCAATTTGTTCATATCAAAGTGGCAGATGGAATCGATCCATTGTTACGACGCCCAATTAGCATTTGCAATGTGGATCACCAAAAGAACCAATTGACAATTGTTTTTCGTGCCGATGGAAGAGGGACGCGACTTTTATCACAACGGAGAGAAGGTGAACTCATCGATACGCTTGGCCCCCTCGGGTCAGGGTTTCCAATTGCAGCGACAGAGAGCGGTCAGGTTGCGATCTTAGTAGGTGGAGGAATTGGAGTTCCTCCTCTCTATTACCTTTCTAAGCAGTTAACCGCACGTGGGGTCAAGGTCATTCATGTATTAGGTTTTGCATCGTCAGCGGATGTTTTTTATGAAGAGGAGTTTGCGAGATTAGGTGAAACCTATATCGCTACGGTTGATGGATCACAGGGAACAAAAGGGTTCGTCACAGATGTGGTCGCAGAGCGTGAACTTGATTTTGATACACTATATGCTTGTGGACCTAATCCCATGCTAAAAGCACTAGAAGCAAATTATAAGGATGTTCATGGCTATCTTTCCCTTGAGGAGCGGATGGGCTGTGGGATTGGTGCTTGCTTTGCTTGTGTATGTCATCTGCAAGACGACCCAACCGGAACGTCGTATAAAAAAATATGTAGTGATGGTCCGGTATTTCCAATCGGGGAGGTGATCTTATGA